A window of the Cygnus atratus isolate AKBS03 ecotype Queensland, Australia chromosome 4, CAtr_DNAZoo_HiC_assembly, whole genome shotgun sequence genome harbors these coding sequences:
- the AADAT gene encoding kynurenine/alpha-aminoadipate aminotransferase, mitochondrial isoform X3 translates to MNYSRFITTVSAARKESPIRLLTELMQRSPPSLISLAGGAPNPNVFPFKKATVAIGHGNAVEIGEDLMKRALQYSASAGIPELLSWLKKFQRNLHNPPTANYSPEQGQMEMCITTGSQEGLCKVFEMLINPGDNILLDAPTYAGTLAALRPLGCNIINVPSDQHGIIPKALKGILSAWSPEDIKNRSHSLPKFLYTIPNGCNPTGNSLTAERKKEIYQLARKYDFLIIEDDPYYFLQFEKIMISQLLQQWGEKGFLEHIDRVVEFYKTQRDAMLIAADKWLKGLAEWYPPAAGMFLWIKIKGVSDTEQLIMEKALQKEVLLVPGRAFNINSSEPSSYVRASFSLSSPAQMDLAFRRLADLIKEA, encoded by the exons ATGAATTATTCTCGGTTCATCACGACTGTGAGCGCAGCAAGAAAGGAATCTCCAATAAGACTTCTGA CTGAATTGATGCAAAGGTCTCCTCCATCTCTCATCTCTCTGGCTGGAGGGGCACCAAACCctaatgtttttccatttaagaaGGCTACTGTTGCCATTGGACATGGAAATGCTGTTGAGATTGGGGAAGATTTGATGAAGAGGGCTCTTCAGTACTCCGCCTCAGCAGG GATTCCAGAACTGTTGTCTTGGctaaagaaatttcagagaaatctaCACAATCCCCCAACAGCCAACTATAGTCCTGAGCAAGGACAAATGGAAATGTGCATCACaactggcagccaggaaggcttGTGCAAA gtATTTGAAATGCTCATTAATCCTGGAGACAACATCCTTTTGGATGCACCTACATACGCTGGGACACTAGCAGCT CTGAGACCTTTGGGTTGTAACATTATTAATGTTCCTAGTGACCAACATGGCATTATTCCAAAAGCTCTAAAAGGAATTCTATCTGCTTGGAGTCCAGAAGATATAAAAAATCGTAGTCACAGTCTCCCCAAATTCCTATACACTATTCCAAATGGCTGCAACCCAACTGGCAACTCTCTGACCGCAGAGCGCAAGAAGGAGATTTACCAG cttGCAAGAAAATATGATTTCCTTATAATAGAAGATGATCCTTACTACTTTCTTCAGTTTGAAAAG atTATGATATCACAGCTTCTTCAGCAATGGGGAGAAAAGGGCTTTTTGGAGCATATAGACAG AGTTGTGGAGTTCTACAAGACCCAGCGGGATGCAATGCTCATTGCTGCTGACAAGTGGCTAAAAG gCTTGGCAGAATGGtatcctcctgctgctggcatgtTCTTATGGATCAAAATTAAGGGAGTTTCTGATACAGAGCAGCTGATCATGGAAAAAGCCTTGCAGAAAGAA GTGTTACTTGTTCCTGGAAGAGCATTCAATATCAATAGTTCAGAGCCTAGTTCCTATGTCAGAGCTTCCTTCTCTCTATCTTCTCCAGCCCAGATGGATCTG GCTTTCAGGAGACTGGCTGACCTTATAAAAGAAGCTTGA
- the AADAT gene encoding kynurenine/alpha-aminoadipate aminotransferase, mitochondrial isoform X2 yields MNYSRFITTVSAARKESPIRLLTELMQRSPPSLISLAGGAPNPNVFPFKKATVAIGHGNAVEIGEDLMKRALQYSASAGIPELLSWLKKFQRNLHNPPTANYSPEQGQMEMCITTGSQEGLCKVFEMLINPGDNILLDAPTYAGTLAALRPLGCNIINVPSDQHGIIPKALKGILSAWSPEDIKNRSHSLPKFLYTIPNGCNPTGNSLTAERKKEIYQLARKYDFLIIEDDPYYFLQFEKPWAPTFLSMDLDGRVIRTDSLSKILSSGVVEFYKTQRDAMLIAADKWLKGLAEWYPPAAGMFLWIKIKGVSDTEQLIMEKALQKEVLLVPGRAFNINSSEPSSYVRASFSLSSPAQMDLAFRRLADLIKEA; encoded by the exons ATGAATTATTCTCGGTTCATCACGACTGTGAGCGCAGCAAGAAAGGAATCTCCAATAAGACTTCTGA CTGAATTGATGCAAAGGTCTCCTCCATCTCTCATCTCTCTGGCTGGAGGGGCACCAAACCctaatgtttttccatttaagaaGGCTACTGTTGCCATTGGACATGGAAATGCTGTTGAGATTGGGGAAGATTTGATGAAGAGGGCTCTTCAGTACTCCGCCTCAGCAGG GATTCCAGAACTGTTGTCTTGGctaaagaaatttcagagaaatctaCACAATCCCCCAACAGCCAACTATAGTCCTGAGCAAGGACAAATGGAAATGTGCATCACaactggcagccaggaaggcttGTGCAAA gtATTTGAAATGCTCATTAATCCTGGAGACAACATCCTTTTGGATGCACCTACATACGCTGGGACACTAGCAGCT CTGAGACCTTTGGGTTGTAACATTATTAATGTTCCTAGTGACCAACATGGCATTATTCCAAAAGCTCTAAAAGGAATTCTATCTGCTTGGAGTCCAGAAGATATAAAAAATCGTAGTCACAGTCTCCCCAAATTCCTATACACTATTCCAAATGGCTGCAACCCAACTGGCAACTCTCTGACCGCAGAGCGCAAGAAGGAGATTTACCAG cttGCAAGAAAATATGATTTCCTTATAATAGAAGATGATCCTTACTACTTTCTTCAGTTTGAAAAG ccaTGGGCTCCAACTTTCCTCTCAATGGATTTGGATGGCCGAGTTATCAGGACTGACTCTCTCTCTAAAATTCTCTCATCTGG AGTTGTGGAGTTCTACAAGACCCAGCGGGATGCAATGCTCATTGCTGCTGACAAGTGGCTAAAAG gCTTGGCAGAATGGtatcctcctgctgctggcatgtTCTTATGGATCAAAATTAAGGGAGTTTCTGATACAGAGCAGCTGATCATGGAAAAAGCCTTGCAGAAAGAA GTGTTACTTGTTCCTGGAAGAGCATTCAATATCAATAGTTCAGAGCCTAGTTCCTATGTCAGAGCTTCCTTCTCTCTATCTTCTCCAGCCCAGATGGATCTG GCTTTCAGGAGACTGGCTGACCTTATAAAAGAAGCTTGA
- the AADAT gene encoding kynurenine/alpha-aminoadipate aminotransferase, mitochondrial isoform X1: MNYSRFITTVSAARKESPIRLLTELMQRSPPSLISLAGGAPNPNVFPFKKATVAIGHGNAVEIGEDLMKRALQYSASAGIPELLSWLKKFQRNLHNPPTANYSPEQGQMEMCITTGSQEGLCKVFEMLINPGDNILLDAPTYAGTLAALRPLGCNIINVPSDQHGIIPKALKGILSAWSPEDIKNRSHSLPKFLYTIPNGCNPTGNSLTAERKKEIYQLARKYDFLIIEDDPYYFLQFEKPWAPTFLSMDLDGRVIRTDSLSKILSSGLRIGFLTGPKPLIDRVILHIQVSTMHTSTFTQIMISQLLQQWGEKGFLEHIDRVVEFYKTQRDAMLIAADKWLKGLAEWYPPAAGMFLWIKIKGVSDTEQLIMEKALQKEVLLVPGRAFNINSSEPSSYVRASFSLSSPAQMDLAFRRLADLIKEA; the protein is encoded by the exons ATGAATTATTCTCGGTTCATCACGACTGTGAGCGCAGCAAGAAAGGAATCTCCAATAAGACTTCTGA CTGAATTGATGCAAAGGTCTCCTCCATCTCTCATCTCTCTGGCTGGAGGGGCACCAAACCctaatgtttttccatttaagaaGGCTACTGTTGCCATTGGACATGGAAATGCTGTTGAGATTGGGGAAGATTTGATGAAGAGGGCTCTTCAGTACTCCGCCTCAGCAGG GATTCCAGAACTGTTGTCTTGGctaaagaaatttcagagaaatctaCACAATCCCCCAACAGCCAACTATAGTCCTGAGCAAGGACAAATGGAAATGTGCATCACaactggcagccaggaaggcttGTGCAAA gtATTTGAAATGCTCATTAATCCTGGAGACAACATCCTTTTGGATGCACCTACATACGCTGGGACACTAGCAGCT CTGAGACCTTTGGGTTGTAACATTATTAATGTTCCTAGTGACCAACATGGCATTATTCCAAAAGCTCTAAAAGGAATTCTATCTGCTTGGAGTCCAGAAGATATAAAAAATCGTAGTCACAGTCTCCCCAAATTCCTATACACTATTCCAAATGGCTGCAACCCAACTGGCAACTCTCTGACCGCAGAGCGCAAGAAGGAGATTTACCAG cttGCAAGAAAATATGATTTCCTTATAATAGAAGATGATCCTTACTACTTTCTTCAGTTTGAAAAG ccaTGGGCTCCAACTTTCCTCTCAATGGATTTGGATGGCCGAGTTATCAGGACTGACTCTCTCTCTAAAATTCTCTCATCTGG gTTGAGAATAGGTTTTCTGACAGGTCCCAAGCCTCTTATCGACAGAGTTATTCTACACATTCAGGTTTCAACAATGCACACCAGCACTTTCACACAG atTATGATATCACAGCTTCTTCAGCAATGGGGAGAAAAGGGCTTTTTGGAGCATATAGACAG AGTTGTGGAGTTCTACAAGACCCAGCGGGATGCAATGCTCATTGCTGCTGACAAGTGGCTAAAAG gCTTGGCAGAATGGtatcctcctgctgctggcatgtTCTTATGGATCAAAATTAAGGGAGTTTCTGATACAGAGCAGCTGATCATGGAAAAAGCCTTGCAGAAAGAA GTGTTACTTGTTCCTGGAAGAGCATTCAATATCAATAGTTCAGAGCCTAGTTCCTATGTCAGAGCTTCCTTCTCTCTATCTTCTCCAGCCCAGATGGATCTG GCTTTCAGGAGACTGGCTGACCTTATAAAAGAAGCTTGA